The Erinaceus europaeus chromosome 16, mEriEur2.1, whole genome shotgun sequence genome includes a window with the following:
- the TBPL2 gene encoding TATA box-binding protein-like 2: protein MEKEEETYQELYLDHCTGQEDLTPPESPLLSSVVPYDVYMPNPSNLETALHPYLEETQTAGDFLSVDLSFLPDELTQENKDQTDTRSKHEIEHCKTHTQPSKLLSARKQDDSLDLNCSSLSNSHSYLHTGDVDSVQLSPEEASSSPLASLTPMTPINPVSECSRIVPQLQNIVSTVNLTCKLDLKKIALHAKNAEYNPKRFAAVIMRIREPRTTALIFSSGKMVCTGAKSEEESRLAARKYARVVQKLGFPARFLDFKIQNMVASCDVRFPIRLEGLVLTHQQFSRSD from the exons GAGGATCTCACCCCACCTGAGTCACCCCTGCTCAGTTCAGTTGTGCCATACGATGTGTACATGCCTAATCCATCTAATCTAGAGACTGCATTGCATCCATATCTGGAAGAAACTCAAACAGCTGGCGATTTCTTATCAGTGGATCTCAGCTTCCTACCAGATGAACTTACCCAAGAAAATAAAGACCAGACTGACACAAGAAGCAAGCATGAAATTGAACATTGTAAAACTCACACTCAGCCAAGTAAATTGCTGTCAGCCAGAAAACAAGATGATAGCCTGGACTTAAACTGTAGCAGTTTGTCAAATTCTCATTCATATCTGCACACTGGTGATGTTGATTCAGTTCAGCTCTCTCCTGAAGAAGCAAGCTCCTCCCCTTTGGCATCTTTAACTCCCATGACACCAATAAACCCTGTTTCAGAATGTTCTAGAATTGTGCCTCAACTACA GAATATTGTCTCTACTGTAAACCTGACATGTAAATTGGATCTGAAGAAAATAGCTTTGCATGCCAAGAATGCAGAATATAACCCAAAG AGGTTTGCTGCTGTCATAATGAGGATCCGAGAACCCAGGACAACAGCCCTCATATTTAGCTCCGGGAAAATGGTTTGCACAGGAGCCAAAAG TGAAGAGGAATCCCGTCTTGCTGCACGAAAGTATGCCCGTGTGGTTCAGAAGCTTGGCTTCCCAGCCCGATTCCTCGATTTTAAAATCCAGAACATGGTTGCAAGCTGTGATGTGCGATTCCCCATCAGGTTGGAAGGTTTGGTGCTGACCCACCAACAGTTCAGTAG GTCAGATTGA
- the ATG14 gene encoding beclin 1-associated autophagy-related key regulator: protein MEHNNPAYTISAALCYATQLVNILSHILDVNLPKKLCNSEFCGENLSRQKFTRAVKKLNANILYLCFSQHVNLDQLQPLHTLRNLMYLVSPNSEHLGRSGPFEVRADLEESMEFVDPGVAGESDESGDDHISDEETDLGTDWENLPSPRFCDIPSQPVEVSQTQSTQASPPIASSSAGGMISSAAASVTSWFKAYTGHR, encoded by the exons ATGGAGCATAATAACCCTGCTTATACGATCAGTGCTGCTTTGTGCTACGCTACTCAGCTGGTCAACATTTTGTCCCATATCCTCGATGTAAACCTTCCCAAAAAGCTGTGCAACAG TGAATTTTGTGGTGAGAACCTCAGCAGACAGAAATTTACTCGAGCAGTAAAGAAACTGAATGCAAATATTCTTTATCTTTGCTTTTCTCAG CATGTAAATTTAGACCAACTACAACCACTGCATACCCTCAGGAATCTAATGTACCTGGTCAGTCCTAACTCAGAGCACTTGGGCAG ATCGGGACCCTTTGAAGTGCGTGCTGACCTTGAAGAATCCATGGAGTTTGTGGACCCTGGCGTTGCCGGAGAATCAGATGAGAGCGGAGATGACCACATAAGTGATGAGGAAACTGACCTGGGCACAGACTGGGAGAACCTGCCAAGCCCCCGCTTTTGTGACATCCCTTCGCAGCCCGTGGAGGTCTCCCAGACCCAGAGCACCCAGGCATCCCCACCCATCGCCAGCAGCAGTGCTGGCGGCATGATCTCCTCTGCCGCAGCCTCTGTGACCTCCTGGTTCAAAGCTTACACTGGACACCGCTAG